The Candidatus Taylorbacteria bacterium genome includes a window with the following:
- a CDS encoding UvrD-helicase domain-containing protein yields MSHHLDELNFEQKEAVCHTEGPLLVIAGAGAGKTKAITHRILHLIKQGVPPHAILAITFTNKAAKEMRDRVSALLKNDKELNLPISFEERPFVSTFHALGVHIIKENAGALGLTRYFTIFDRNDSLRAVKEALQSADLDPKQFEPGKILRIISKEKGNFVTEEMYEETVGNSYFPRIVSLVWKKYEDTLRKEKALDFDDLLLKTALLLKNKPGVRERYQTIWKYIHIDEYQDTNRVQYEIARLLSEKYRNLCVVGDADQNIYSFRGADIKNILDFEKDYPDARTILLEQNYRSTQNILHSANTVIKKNKRRKEKNLYTKNGEGEKLTLFEGYDEVEEAHFIAQKAKELGAKGVSLEEIAVLFRANFQSRILEEAFLSHTVPYQVLGVRFFERKEIKDVLSYIRASLNPDALSDIKRIINSPPRGLGKVTLIKIFANREADLPAGARAKVAQFKNLLLKIKEEIEKLKPADLIKFVIKESGLEESLKKGGDDDLERLENLRELVTVATKYHYLPLQEGIEKLLEEAALASDQDELAERKNGVKLMTVHASKGLEFEYVFITGLEEDLFPHRKITEDDVSEEAGEEERRLFYVALTRAKKKVYLTFAGIRTIFGSKHMNIPSEFLGDLDESLLETEEGEFLKEIRF; encoded by the coding sequence ATGTCCCACCATCTCGACGAACTAAATTTCGAGCAAAAAGAAGCTGTTTGTCACACTGAAGGCCCCCTCCTCGTGATCGCGGGCGCTGGAGCAGGAAAGACTAAAGCGATCACCCATCGCATCCTGCATTTGATAAAACAAGGAGTGCCTCCACACGCCATTTTAGCTATCACATTCACCAACAAAGCGGCAAAAGAGATGCGCGACCGCGTAAGCGCTCTGTTAAAAAACGACAAAGAGCTCAACCTTCCTATCTCTTTTGAGGAAAGGCCGTTCGTTTCCACATTCCATGCGCTCGGAGTGCACATCATCAAAGAAAATGCCGGAGCTTTAGGATTGACGCGATATTTCACAATCTTCGATAGAAACGACTCTCTTCGGGCGGTCAAAGAGGCATTGCAAAGCGCCGATTTGGACCCGAAGCAGTTCGAACCGGGTAAAATCTTGAGGATAATATCAAAAGAAAAAGGCAACTTCGTGACAGAAGAAATGTACGAGGAAACTGTTGGCAATTCATACTTCCCGCGGATTGTATCTCTCGTATGGAAGAAATATGAAGACACCTTGCGCAAAGAAAAAGCGCTGGACTTCGACGATCTCCTTCTAAAAACCGCGCTCCTTCTTAAAAATAAGCCTGGAGTGAGAGAGCGCTATCAAACTATCTGGAAATACATCCACATCGATGAATACCAGGACACAAACCGCGTGCAGTACGAAATCGCGAGACTTCTTTCCGAAAAATATCGGAACCTCTGCGTAGTAGGAGACGCCGACCAAAATATTTACTCGTTTAGAGGTGCGGATATCAAAAATATTCTGGATTTTGAGAAAGACTATCCCGACGCTCGGACGATTCTACTCGAGCAAAACTATCGCTCAACCCAAAACATCCTCCACTCCGCAAACACCGTCATCAAAAAGAACAAGAGAAGAAAGGAGAAAAACCTCTACACCAAAAATGGAGAGGGAGAGAAGCTCACGCTCTTCGAAGGATATGACGAAGTCGAGGAAGCCCACTTCATAGCTCAAAAAGCCAAAGAACTCGGAGCGAAAGGCGTTTCTCTTGAAGAAATTGCTGTTCTATTTAGGGCAAATTTCCAATCACGCATCCTTGAAGAAGCTTTTCTCTCCCACACCGTGCCTTACCAAGTCTTGGGAGTGCGATTTTTCGAGAGAAAGGAAATTAAAGATGTTCTCTCTTACATTCGCGCGTCGTTAAACCCCGATGCTCTTTCTGATATAAAAAGAATTATAAACAGCCCTCCCCGAGGCTTGGGCAAAGTAACGCTCATTAAAATTTTTGCAAACCGCGAGGCAGACCTTCCCGCAGGTGCGAGAGCGAAAGTCGCGCAGTTTAAAAATCTTCTTTTAAAAATAAAAGAGGAAATCGAAAAGTTGAAGCCAGCCGATTTGATTAAGTTCGTCATAAAAGAAAGCGGGCTCGAGGAGAGTCTGAAGAAGGGTGGCGATGATGATTTGGAAAGACTTGAGAACCTACGCGAGCTTGTAACCGTGGCCACGAAGTACCATTATTTGCCCCTCCAAGAAGGAATCGAGAAACTCCTTGAAGAAGCGGCGCTCGCCTCGGACCAGGACGAGCTTGCAGAGAGGAAAAATGGAGTGAAACTCATGACCGTGCATGCGTCCAAAGGATTGGAGTTCGAATATGTGTTTATTACCGGCCTCGAAGAAGACCTTTTTCCCCACAGAAAAATTACCGAGGATGATGTAAGCGAGGAAGCGGGGGAAGAAGAGAGGCGACTCTTCTACGTCGCCTTGACCCGAGCCAAGAAAAAAGTGTATCTTACGTTCGCAGGCATTCGCACTATCTTCGGCTCAAAACACATGAATATTCCTTCTGAATTTCTGGGGGACTTAGACGAATCGCTCTTGGAAACCGAGGAAGGGGAGTTTTTGAAAGAAATCAGGTTTTGA
- the rsmA gene encoding 16S rRNA (adenine(1518)-N(6)/adenine(1519)-N(6))-dimethyltransferase RsmA has translation MFYAKKSLGQNFLKSKEALRTIIGAAELEAGETVLEVGPGRGALTEGLLDSGAHVIAVEKDDRMMEFLKDKFSNEVGTGQLILVNEDILKFNPSSFKLTANSYKLIANLPYYITGIFLRTFLSCDNQPSRMVLMLQKEVAKRIVAQDKKESILSISVKAYGIPKYVMTVQKKYFSPVPNVDSAILQIDSISKTFFIDIDEDNFFSVIKKAFSQKRKKVISNIDYPKDRLEKIFTDLGLNLNSRAEDLSLSDWKNIILRLKSLD, from the coding sequence ATGTTTTACGCCAAGAAATCTCTCGGTCAAAATTTTCTCAAATCAAAAGAAGCGCTTCGAACGATAATCGGGGCGGCGGAATTGGAAGCGGGGGAGACCGTGCTTGAAGTAGGCCCCGGAAGAGGCGCGCTCACCGAAGGGCTACTGGATTCCGGCGCTCACGTTATCGCAGTCGAAAAAGACGACCGGATGATGGAATTTCTCAAGGACAAATTCTCCAACGAAGTCGGAACTGGCCAACTAATCTTAGTCAATGAGGACATTCTGAAATTCAACCCATCTTCTTTTAAGCTAACAGCTAATAGCTATAAGCTAATAGCTAATCTGCCCTACTACATCACAGGCATCTTTCTCCGCACTTTTCTGTCTTGTGACAATCAGCCTTCCCGAATGGTCCTCATGCTCCAGAAGGAAGTGGCAAAAAGGATAGTGGCGCAGGACAAAAAAGAAAGCATACTTTCCATTTCAGTCAAAGCATATGGCATTCCTAAATATGTGATGACCGTTCAAAAGAAATATTTTTCTCCTGTACCCAATGTTGATTCGGCAATTTTACAAATAGATTCAATTTCTAAAACTTTCTTTATAGATATTGATGAAGACAATTTTTTCTCAGTCATAAAAAAAGCCTTCTCCCAAAAGAGAAAGAAGGTGATAAGCAACATCGACTATCCAAAAGACAGACTCGAGAAAATTTTCACTGACTTAGGTTTGAACCTGAACTCCCGGGCAGAAGACCTCTCCCTCTCCGACTGGAAAAACATCATTCTCCGCCTCAAATCTCTCGACTAA
- a CDS encoding peptidoglycan-binding protein produces MNIFFNRKFAVTIILLGICASEPVLAQTNLSSFQFFNNLSYGSRGADVLALQQQLNSDPDTNVAQIGPGSTGFETEYFGPATHQAVIRFQNKYSAEILVPAGLVGGSGFVGPLTRAKLNSLGTNILPPLTISPSPTPEVFPTNIPVIKEISPLQGPDGTEITIIGENFTPLNDVVTTYKTYSDVPSFDGKTIQFIFSNPPFEELQRIRNKGENIPDLDIPLYVSVNNKNGESVDAALFTIQIKKN; encoded by the coding sequence ATGAATATTTTTTTCAATCGAAAATTTGCAGTTACAATTATTCTCCTCGGCATTTGCGCTTCAGAGCCTGTCCTCGCACAAACAAATCTTTCGTCTTTCCAATTTTTCAATAACCTTTCATATGGAAGCAGGGGAGCAGACGTATTGGCGCTTCAACAACAACTAAATAGCGACCCAGATACTAATGTCGCCCAAATAGGTCCTGGTTCAACTGGTTTTGAAACAGAATATTTCGGACCTGCAACACATCAGGCCGTCATTCGATTTCAAAACAAATATAGCGCAGAAATACTCGTGCCAGCTGGACTTGTAGGCGGAAGTGGATTTGTGGGACCATTGACGCGCGCAAAACTAAACAGTCTCGGCACTAATATCCTACCCCCGCTTACCATTTCACCTTCGCCAACGCCTGAAGTATTTCCCACAAACATTCCTGTAATCAAGGAAATTAGTCCCCTCCAAGGACCCGATGGAACAGAGATAACCATAATTGGAGAAAACTTTACACCCCTAAACGATGTCGTAACTACATACAAAACCTACTCAGATGTACCGTCTTTTGATGGAAAAACAATTCAATTCATCTTCAGTAATCCTCCATTCGAAGAACTGCAAAGAATTAGAAATAAGGGAGAAAATATTCCTGATTTGGACATTCCTCTCTACGTGAGTGTCAATAACAAAAATGGCGAAAGCGTGGATGCGGCTCTTTTTACCATTCAAATAAAGAAAAACTAA